GTGACCAGCAGCGCCGCCGCACCGTCGGAGATCTGCGACGAGCTGCCGGCGTGAATCACCCCGTCGTCGGCGAAGGCGGGTTTGAGCGCGGCGAGCTTGTCGGGGGTCGACCCGCGGCGCACCCCTTCGTCGACGGTCAGCTCCGACCCGTCTGCGGTGCGCACCGCCACGATCTGTTCGTCGAACACCCCGGAGTCCTGGGCCGCGGCGGCGCGGACGTGCGAGCGGGCCGAATACTCGTCGAGAACACCGCGGTCCAGTCCCCATTTCTGCGCGATCAACTCGGCGGAGAGCCCCTGGTTGAACGAGAAATCGTCATAGCGTTCAAGCACTTTCGGCCCGTAGGGCATGCCGGTGGACCGCGCTGCGCCCAGCGGGACCCGGCTCATCACCTCCACGCCGCCGGCGACGACGACGTCCTGCTGTCCGGACATCACCGCCTGGGCGGCGAAATCCAGCGCCTGCTGGCTCGATCCGCAGGCCCGGTTGACGGTCGTACCGGGGATCGTCTCCGGCCAGCCGGCTGCCAGCACCGCGAAGCGCCCGATGTTGCTGGACTGGTCGCCGACCTGCGAGACACAGCCCCAGATCACGTCGTCGATCACGGCGGGATCGACTCCGGTGCGCTCGATCAGCGCACCGAGCACCACCGCGGACAGGTCGGCGGCGTGCATCTGCGCCAATCCCCCACCGCGTTTGCCGACCGGTGTGCGCACCGCCTCGATGATCACCGCATCACGCATTCTTCTGCTCCGATCTGATCGCCCACCGGCCGGTGAACGTCGGGTCCCGTTTCTCGGCGAAGGCCGCGTAGGCCTCACCGACATCCGTTCCGGCGAAATTACCCGGCTGGGCGCGCGCCTCGTTGGCCAGCGCCTCCGGGAACGTGCACTGCGCCCCCGCATTCAGCAACCCCTTGCTGTGGGCCAACGCGACCGGTGGGCCCGCCGCCAGGCGACGCCCCAGGTCCTCGACGAAGGCGTCGATCCGGTCCTGCGGTTGCACCCAGGTGATTAGACCCAGCGCATGGGCCTCGGCCGCATCGATGTCCTCGGCCAGCAGGGCCAGACGCTTGGCTTGCTGCAGCCCCACCAGCCGGGGCAACAGCCAGGATCCGCCGAGGTCTACCGACAGGCCGCGGCGGGCGAAGATCTGACAGAACCGCGCTTGCGGGGTCGCCACCACCAGATCGCAGCCCAGCGCGAGATTCCAGCCCGCGCCGACCGCCACCCCGGTCACCTTCGCGACCGTCGGAATGGGCAGCTCATACAGGGCCAGAGCGACATCGGTGAGCCGGCGCAACTTCCGGTTGGGGTGCACGTCCTCGGGCACCGAGATGTCGGCACCGGAACAAAACGCCCCACCGCTGCCGGTCAGGACCAGGGCGCGCACGCCGTCGTCATCGGTGACGGCACGCAAGGCGTCGCGCAGAGCGATCCAGAGTCGCGGGTTCAGCGCGTTGCGACGTTCCGGCCGATTGAGGGTGAGCGTGCGCACCCCGTCGCGGTCGGAGCACAGCAGCGGTGCGGCGCTCATCGGTATGCCGGCCCGACGGCACCCTGCGCACGCAGCGCGGCGATCTGCCCGGCGTCCAGCCCGAGTCCGCCCAGCACCGAATCGGTGTGCTCACCCAGCCCGGGGACCGCCCCCATCGGCTGCTCGAAACCCGCGATCACCGGTGGGGGTAGCAGCGCGGTGATAGCGCCCGCGGGCGTGTCCACCGGCCGCCATCGGTCGCGTGTGACCAGTTGCGGGTGGGCGACGACCTCGCCCGGCGTGTTGTAACGGGCATTGCCGATTCCGGCCGCATCGGCGGTGCGCTGTATCTCGGCGAGATCGTTCGCTGCACACCATGTTTGGATCGCTCCGTTGAGCTCTTCACGCGCAGAGCACCGTGCGGCGTTGGAGGCGAACCGGGGATCGTCGGCCAGATCGGGGCGACCGATGACCTCGCGGGCCAGCCGGTCCCACTCACGGTCGTTGGTGGTGCCGAGCACCACGGTCTGTCCGTCGGCGGTGGTGAACGCCCCGTAGGGCGCCACCGCCGGCGAGCTCATGCCCAGCGGCTGCTGGTCGACCCCGGAGTGCTGCGTGTAGGTCAGTTGATAGCCCATGATGTCGGTCATGGTGTCGAACAGGCTCACCGCCACCGCCGGGGCGGTGCCCGCGCGATGCCGGGCGCGCCCATGCAGCAGCGCGACGATCGAGAGTGCGGCGTACAGGCCGGTGGTGATATCGGCGACCGGCGGTCCCGGCTTGGCGGGCATGTCCGGGTACCCGGTGACCGCACAACACCCGGACTCGGCCTGCACCAGCAGGTCATAGGCGCGTTTGTGCGAGATCGGCCCGCCGGGGCCGTAACCGTCGATCTCGACCGGGATGACGTGCGGGTGGCGCTCAGCGATGTCGTCGGGGGCGATCCCCAGCCGTGCCGTCGACCCCGGCGCCAGGTTGGACACCAACGCGTCGGCACCGTCGAGCAGGCGGTGCAACACCTGCATTCCCGCCGGCGTCTTCAGATCGAGGGTCACCGACTGCTTGCCGCGGTTGGCCCAGACGAAGTGCGCCGCCAGCCCACCCGGACCATTGACGACGTCGTCGTAGTCGCGGGCGAAGTCCCCGCCGCGGGGGTTTTCGACTTTGATCACCCGCGCACCGAAATCGGCCAGCACTCGGGTGCACATCGGCGCCGAGACCGCCTGCTCCAAGGCCACGACCGTGACCCCGCTCAACGGCGCGGTCGCGGTCACGTCGTCTCGCCGCGGTTGACCTGCGGCACCCGCGCGGTGCGCAGGGGCCATCAGTAGCTCCTCGGCAGGCCGAGCACATGCGAGCCCAGGAAGTTCAGGATCATCTCCTGGCTGACCGGCG
This sequence is a window from Mycolicibacillus parakoreensis. Protein-coding genes within it:
- a CDS encoding thiolase family protein, which encodes MRDAVIIEAVRTPVGKRGGGLAQMHAADLSAVVLGALIERTGVDPAVIDDVIWGCVSQVGDQSSNIGRFAVLAAGWPETIPGTTVNRACGSSQQALDFAAQAVMSGQQDVVVAGGVEVMSRVPLGAARSTGMPYGPKVLERYDDFSFNQGLSAELIAQKWGLDRGVLDEYSARSHVRAAAAQDSGVFDEQIVAVRTADGSELTVDEGVRRGSTPDKLAALKPAFADDGVIHAGSSSQISDGAAALLVTTSERARQLGLNPIARYLGGAVAGADPVLMLTGPIPATEKVLRRTGLGISDPGVFEVNEAFAPVPLAWLAETGADPQRLNPLGGAIALGHPLGASGAVLMTRMVHHMRDRGIRYGLQTMCEGGGTANATVVELVG
- a CDS encoding enoyl-CoA hydratase/isomerase family protein, with amino-acid sequence MSAAPLLCSDRDGVRTLTLNRPERRNALNPRLWIALRDALRAVTDDDGVRALVLTGSGGAFCSGADISVPEDVHPNRKLRRLTDVALALYELPIPTVAKVTGVAVGAGWNLALGCDLVVATPQARFCQIFARRGLSVDLGGSWLLPRLVGLQQAKRLALLAEDIDAAEAHALGLITWVQPQDRIDAFVEDLGRRLAAGPPVALAHSKGLLNAGAQCTFPEALANEARAQPGNFAGTDVGEAYAAFAEKRDPTFTGRWAIRSEQKNA
- a CDS encoding CaiB/BaiF CoA transferase family protein, with translation MTATAPLSGVTVVALEQAVSAPMCTRVLADFGARVIKVENPRGGDFARDYDDVVNGPGGLAAHFVWANRGKQSVTLDLKTPAGMQVLHRLLDGADALVSNLAPGSTARLGIAPDDIAERHPHVIPVEIDGYGPGGPISHKRAYDLLVQAESGCCAVTGYPDMPAKPGPPVADITTGLYAALSIVALLHGRARHRAGTAPAVAVSLFDTMTDIMGYQLTYTQHSGVDQQPLGMSSPAVAPYGAFTTADGQTVVLGTTNDREWDRLAREVIGRPDLADDPRFASNAARCSAREELNGAIQTWCAANDLAEIQRTADAAGIGNARYNTPGEVVAHPQLVTRDRWRPVDTPAGAITALLPPPVIAGFEQPMGAVPGLGEHTDSVLGGLGLDAGQIAALRAQGAVGPAYR